The following proteins are co-located in the Syngnathus scovelli strain Florida chromosome 21, RoL_Ssco_1.2, whole genome shotgun sequence genome:
- the nrap gene encoding nebulin-related-anchoring protein isoform X1 has protein sequence MQSCARCGFVVYPAEKINCIDQNWHKACFHCDICKMVLTANNFVSHKKRPYCSVHNPRNNTFTSVYEAPINITAKKQSKASSELKYREDGERFMSTFHYDMKSMELERARLASQMAGQSFKSQSEFSQQQTWYNQEMVTMSQAQTNLSDVKFLEEYEQTKGKGSFPALITPGYQTAKNANTLASNLEYKKGHEERISKYTAFVDPPEVVLAKKQGQIVSDYAYTEEYEQQKGKGSFPAHLTPGYKMSKKASEQASNIKYRHVYEQEIKGKASAEAAAAEMAFARENAENFSQIAYTEEYEQQRGKGSFPAMITPGYHLAKKAQENASDLKYRKDLNKMKGASHYHNLTSEDNLALMNARKINKLVSEVEYRKDLENSKGHSIDFCKTPQFQNAAKVAKFTSDNKYREKYIDMKGHYEGSGIDKRTMHAMKARTLASDISYKQGHDQDQTEYTYQATLTPGYRCQRKLDPLKDKNYRQHIDQVKYSPVADTPEILLARKNAQLISNLNYKADYEKTKHLYTLHEDLPQIKKAKDNAVLCSDIKYKEAWEKTKSKACDIGVDDLSVKAAKASRDLASDLKYKENYLKNKELAVGVNVSDSKTLHSLQVAKMHNDIAYKKDSKENQSRYRLNMDMVNLSHAKKAQALASDLEYRTRLHDYTVMADDMKVQQAKKAYSLQSENQYRSDLNWMKGVSWETEGCLNITQAKKAGDLLSDNKYRQKVDRIKFTHVADNLSIQHAKKSQELQSDLAYKANTEQMIHQYTMSKDEPLFRQAKANADLLSAKVYKSQWEKQREKGFELRLDALSILTARAKRDLASDVKYKEQYEKTKGKVIGIKSVSDDSQMAHSALATKLQSGRDYRKNYEDTKTQFNVSLDMLNISQAKKAQDLAADYNYRTYLHEYTTLPSDINVAWAKKAYGLQSDKLYRSDLNWMRGVSWEASKSLDAQQAKKAGDVLSEKKYRQNVSDLKFTSVEDTPEMVQAKLSNKLAIDRLYREKGENMKHIYTLNEELPEFVQAKINALNLSESRYKESWTKLRDGGYKLRLDAIPFQSAKASADILSDQKYKEEFEKTKGKMIGLRGMHDDINISHSVHANKLQSDITYKKESASQRYKHHLPMDMMEVTHAKKAQSLASDQDYRLFLHEYTSLPDDMKVQAAKKAYALQSERIYRSDLNYLRGAAWIATGALQIEGSRKATDLISDRKYRQHPYNFRHTSVADSPDMVHAKFSGLITNERLYKEKGVSDQHTYTITAERPEITQAKINAANFSEIRYRDSWHNLRAQGYKLTMQDIPFQAAKSSTGIASDYKYKHNHLMEKGKHIGAQSVSDDTYLLHYMQANRLASDQEYRKDALTASGHYHLTPDMVHLVTAKNAQALASEQDYRKRLHEYTVLPDDMKVKWAKKAYDLQSETLYKSDLNFMKGVAWDGVGAPQLESAKKAGKLVSDKRYRQLPDSFRFTSVTDSPDMVHAKTSYQQCSERLYKSGRNDDMNKYTLHPDDPDFVRARMNAQHISDKVYKASGEQMKMLGYDLRLDAIPFQTAKASREIASDVLYKDSHLREKGQQVGLRCVEDDPKMMHQLAASKLQSNLEYKRQSKEERSNYKIHADQPEFLLAKKSQAQASDLTYRSKLHDYTCDSEQLNVKHAKQAYKLQSDVNYKSDLNRMRGAGWTPPGSHKVELARRAAELGLAEGVTTDEAIAKYQRMIMFHYQQRMEEQQQQEQQHHTSEQVETSEKIQQGVNMDAMEVLHVNRTKTHQTVQKKITTTTTSSSSSSATFKSMEKKSSSTSSAARQNTLKTSGQAKAIKDA, from the exons TCCTTCAAGTCTCAGTCTGAGTTCTCCCAGCAACAGACTTGGTACAACCAGGAGATGGTGACCATGTCGCAAGCTCAGACAAACCTCAGTGAC GTCAAGTTCCTGGAGGAATACGAGCAGACCAAAGGGAAAGGCAGCTTCCCCGCCTTGATCACACCAGGATACCAAACGGCCAAAAACGCCAACACCCTTGCAAGCAAC CTTGAATACAAGAAAGGCCACGAGGAGAGAATTTCGAAATACACGGCCTTTGTGGACCCCCCGGAGGTGGTCCTGGCTAAGAAACAAGGGCAGATTGTCAGTGAT tacGCCTACACGGAGGAGTACGAGCAGCAGAAAGGCAAAGGCAGCTTCCCCGCACATCTCACGCCTGGATATAAAATGTCAAAAAAGGCTTCCGAGCAAGCCAGCAAC ATAAAATATCGTCACGTATACGAGCAGGAGATAAAGGGCAAAGCCAGCGCCGAAGCGGCGGCGGCAGAAATGGCCTTCGCCAGAGAGAATGCAGAGAACTTCAGCCAG ATCGCCTACACTGAAGAATACGAGCAGCAACGGGGCAAAGGAAGCTTCCCCGCCATGATCACACCCGGCTATCACCTGGCTAAGAAGGCTCAAGAAAATGCAAGTGAT TTGAAATACAGAAaagatttaaataaaatgaagGGCGCGTCGCATTACCACAACCTGACCTCGGAAGACAACCTGGCCTTGATGAACGCCCGGAAGATCAACAAGCTTGTCAGTGAG GTCGAGTACAGAAAAGACTTGGAGAACAGCAAAGGTCACAGCATCGATTTTTGCAAGACACCCCAATTTCAAAATGCTGCCAAAGTGGCCAAGTTCACCAGTGAT AACAAATACAGAGAGAAGTACATCGATATGAAGGGCCACTACGAAGGCTCGGGAATCGACAAGAGGACCATGCACGCCATGAAAGCCCGGACGCTGGCTAGTGAT ATTTCATACAAGCAAGGTCACGATCAAGATCAAACCGAGTACACCTACCAAGCCACGTTGACACCGGGCTACCGTTGCCAACGGAAGCTGGACCCACTTAAAGAC AAGAACTACAGGCAACACATTGACCAAGTCAAGTACAGCCCAGTGGCGGACACGCCCGAGATCCTCCTGGCGAGGAAAAACGCTCAACTTATCAGTAAT ctgAATTATAAAGCAGACTACGAGAAGACCAAGCATCTCTACACGCTTCACGAGGACCTGCCTCAAATTAAAAAGGCCAAAGACAATGCAGTTTTGTGCAGTGAT ATTAAATACAAGGAAGCCTGGGAGAAGACAAAATCCAAAGCGTGTGACATCGGTGTGGATGACCTCAGCGTCAAGGCGGCGAAGGCTTCTCGAGACCTCGCCAGCGAT CTTAAATATAAAGAGAACTATCTGAAGAACAAGGAACTGGCCGTGGGCGTCAACGTGAGCGACTCCAAGACTTTACATTCGCTTCAGGTGGCCAAGATGCACAACGAC ATTGCATACAAGAAGGACTCCAAGGAGAACCAAAGCCGCTACAGACTGAACATGGACATGGTCAACCTAAGTCACGCCAAAAAGGCTCAAGCTCTGGCCAGCGATCTGGAATATCGAACCAGGCTGCACGACTACACCGTCATGGCTGATGACATGAAGGTCCAGCAAGCCAAGAAGGCCTATTCCCTGCAGAGTGAG AACCAGTACCGCTCAGACTTGAACTGGATGAAAGGAGTGAGCTGGGAGACTGAAGGTTGCCTCAACATCACCCAAGCCAAGAAAGCTGGAGATCTTCTCAGTGAC AATAAATATCGGCAGAAGGTGGATCGCATCAAGTTCACCCACGTGGCGGACAATCTGTCCATCCAACATGCTAAGAAGAGCCAGGAACTCCAGAGTGAT CTGGCGTACAAAGCAAACACGGAGCAGATGATCCATCAGTACACCATGAGCAAGGATGAGCCGCTTTTCAGACAAGCAAAGGCGAATGCTGATCTTCTCAGCGCG AAAGTCTACAAAAGCCAATGGGAGAAACAGCGGGAAAAAGGTTTCGAACTCCGACTGGACGCACTTTCCATTCTCACCGCCAGAGCTAAGAGGGACTTGGCCAGTGAT GTCAAATACAAAGAGCAATATGAGAAAACTAAAGGCAAGGTGATCGGAATCAAATCGGTCAGCGACGACTCTCAGATGGCTCACTCGGCTTTGGCCACCAAACTCCAGAGTGGTCGCGACTACAGGAAGAACTATGAAGACACCAAGACTCAATTCAA TGTTTCTCTGGACATGCTGAACATCAGCCAGGCCAAGAAGGCCCAAGACTTGGCAGCGGACTACAACTACAGAACATACCTCCACGAGTACACCACCTTGCCAAGTGACATCAACGTGGCCTGGGCAAAGAAAGCCTACGGACTGCAGAGCGAC AAACTGTATCGTTCGGATCTGAACTGGATGAGGGGTGTTAGCTGGGAGGCCTCCAAGTCTTTGGATGCCCAGCAGGCCAAAAAAGCCGGAGATGTTCTGAGCGAGAAAAAATATCGGCAGAATGTGAGCGACCTGAAGTTTACAAGTGTTGAAGACACACCTGAGATGGTCCAGGCCAAACTCAGCAACAAACTGGCCATTGAC aggtTGTACAGAGAGAAAGGAGAAAACATGAAGCATATCTACACCCTCAACGAGGAGCTCCCTGAGTTTGTGCAGGCCAAGATCAACGCCTTGAACCTGAGCGAG AGTCGTTACAAGGAATCTTGGACTAAACTACGTGATGGAGGTTATAAACTGCGTCTGGATGCTATTCCGTTCCAATCGGCGAAAGCGTCAGCTGACATACTCAGCGAT CAAAAATACAAAGAAGAATTTGAGAAGACCAAAGGGAAGATGATTGGACTGAGAGGGATGCACGACGACATCAACATATCTCACTCCGTTCACGCTAACAAGCTGCAAAGCGAC ATTACGTACAAGAAGGAGTCTGCCAGCCAGCGTTACAAGCACCACCTGCCGATGGATATGATGGAGGTGACCCACGCTAAGAAGGCCCAGTCTTTGGCTAGCGACCAGGACTACAGGCTCTTCTTACACGAGTACACGTCTCTGCCGGACGACATGAAGGTCCAGGCGGCTAAGAAGGCGTACGCTCTGCAGAGCGAG AGGATCTATCGATCGGACCTCAATTACCTGCGGGGTGCCGCATGGATCGCAACTGGGGCCCTGCAAATTGAAGGCTCCAGGAAAGCTACAGACCTTATCAGTGAT AGAAAGTATCGCCAGCATCCATACAACTTCAGGCACACCTCCGTGGCAGACTCCCCTGACATGGTCCACGCCAAATTCAGTGGACTGATCACAAATGAG CGTCTGTACAAAGAGAAAGGAGTGAGCGACCAGCACACCTACACCATCACGGCGGAGAGACCGGAGATCACTCAAGCTAAGATCAACGCGGCTAACTTTAGCGAG ATCCGATACAGAGACTCCTGGCACAATCTGAGGGCTCAGGGCTACAAGCTAACCATGCAGGACATCCCGTTCCAGGCAGCCAAGAGCTCCACGGGCATTGCCAGTGAT tataaatataaacacaacCACCTGATGGAAAAAGGAAAGCACATCGGGGCACAGAGCGTTTCGGACGACACGTACCTGCTGCACTACATGCAGGCCAACCGTCTGGCCAGCGACCAGGAGTACCGTAAGGACGCCTTGACGGCCAGCGGACACTACCACCTGACACCTGACATGGTCCACTTAGTCACGGCCAAGAACGCTCAAGCTCTGGCCAGCGAGCAGGACTACAGGAAGAGGCTTCACGAGTACACCGTGCTTCCTGACGACATGAAGGTCAAGTGGGCCAAGAAGGCCTACGACCTCCAGAGTGAG ACACTGTACAAGTCGGACCTGAACTTCATGAAGGGCGTGGCGTGGGATGGAGTGGGGGCACCACAGCTGGAGTCGGCTAAGAAGGCTGGGAAGCTTGTTAGTGAT AAGCGATACCGCCAACTGCCGGACAGCTTCAGGTTCACCTCGGTGACCGACTCCCCAGATATGGTCCACGCCAAGACCAGCTACCAACAGTGCAGCGag AGGTTGTACAAATCTGGCCGGAACGACGACATGAACAAGTACACCTTACATCCAGATGATCCAGACTTTGTCCGAGCCAGGATGAACGCCCAGCACATTAGCGAC AAAGTATACAAGGCCTCCGGGGAGCAGATGAAGATGCTGGGCTACGACTTAAGGCTGGACGCCATCCCCTTCCAAACTGCAAAAGCCTCCAGAGAAATTGCTAGTGAT GTGCTCTACAAGGACTCTCACTTGCGTGAGAAGGGCCAGCAGGTGGGGCTGCGCTGCGTGGAGGACGATCCGAAAATGATGCACCAGCTGGCGGCCAGCAAGCTCCAGAGCAACCTGGAGTACAAGCGGCAGTCCAAGGAGGAACGCTCCAACTACAAGATCCACGCCGACCAGCCCGAGTTCCTGCTGGCCAAGAAGAGCCAGGCTCAAGCCAGCGACCTGACGTACCGAAGCAAGCTCCACGACTACACGTGTGACTCGGAGCAGCTCAACGTCAAGCACGCTAAGCAGGCCTACAAGCTGCAGAGCGAC GTGAACTACAAGTCGGACTTGAACCGAATGAGGGGAGCGGGCTGGACCCCGCCCGGTTCCCACAAGGTGGAGCTCGCTCGCCGGGCTGCTGAGCTGGGCCTGGCTGAGGGCGTGACCACGGATGAGGCCATCGCCAAGTACCAGCGAATGATAATG TTCCACTACCAGCAGAGGATGGAAGAGCAGCAGCAACAAGAACAACAACATCATACGTCCGAACAAGTGGAGACCAGCGAGAAGATCCAACAAGGCGTCAACATGGACGCCATGGAGGTGCTTCACGTCAACAGGACCAAGACTCACCAGACGGTGCAGAAGAAGATCACCACCACAACTACAAGtagtagcagcagcagtgccACTTTTAAATCCATGGAGAAGAAATCCAGCAGCACCTCGTCGGCCGCCCGGCAAAACACGCTCAAGACGTCCGGTCAGGCCAAAGCCATCAAAGACGCTTAA
- the nrap gene encoding nebulin-related-anchoring protein isoform X2: MQSCARCGFVVYPAEKINCIDQNWHKACFHCDICKMVLTANNFVSHKKRPYCSVHNPRNNTFTSVYEAPINITAKKQSKASSESFKSQSEFSQQQTWYNQEMVTMSQAQTNLSDVKFLEEYEQTKGKGSFPALITPGYQTAKNANTLASNLEYKKGHEERISKYTAFVDPPEVVLAKKQGQIVSDYAYTEEYEQQKGKGSFPAHLTPGYKMSKKASEQASNIKYRHVYEQEIKGKASAEAAAAEMAFARENAENFSQIAYTEEYEQQRGKGSFPAMITPGYHLAKKAQENASDLKYRKDLNKMKGASHYHNLTSEDNLALMNARKINKLVSEVEYRKDLENSKGHSIDFCKTPQFQNAAKVAKFTSDNKYREKYIDMKGHYEGSGIDKRTMHAMKARTLASDISYKQGHDQDQTEYTYQATLTPGYRCQRKLDPLKDKNYRQHIDQVKYSPVADTPEILLARKNAQLISNLNYKADYEKTKHLYTLHEDLPQIKKAKDNAVLCSDIKYKEAWEKTKSKACDIGVDDLSVKAAKASRDLASDLKYKENYLKNKELAVGVNVSDSKTLHSLQVAKMHNDIAYKKDSKENQSRYRLNMDMVNLSHAKKAQALASDLEYRTRLHDYTVMADDMKVQQAKKAYSLQSENQYRSDLNWMKGVSWETEGCLNITQAKKAGDLLSDNKYRQKVDRIKFTHVADNLSIQHAKKSQELQSDLAYKANTEQMIHQYTMSKDEPLFRQAKANADLLSAKVYKSQWEKQREKGFELRLDALSILTARAKRDLASDVKYKEQYEKTKGKVIGIKSVSDDSQMAHSALATKLQSGRDYRKNYEDTKTQFNVSLDMLNISQAKKAQDLAADYNYRTYLHEYTTLPSDINVAWAKKAYGLQSDKLYRSDLNWMRGVSWEASKSLDAQQAKKAGDVLSEKKYRQNVSDLKFTSVEDTPEMVQAKLSNKLAIDRLYREKGENMKHIYTLNEELPEFVQAKINALNLSESRYKESWTKLRDGGYKLRLDAIPFQSAKASADILSDQKYKEEFEKTKGKMIGLRGMHDDINISHSVHANKLQSDITYKKESASQRYKHHLPMDMMEVTHAKKAQSLASDQDYRLFLHEYTSLPDDMKVQAAKKAYALQSERIYRSDLNYLRGAAWIATGALQIEGSRKATDLISDRKYRQHPYNFRHTSVADSPDMVHAKFSGLITNERLYKEKGVSDQHTYTITAERPEITQAKINAANFSEIRYRDSWHNLRAQGYKLTMQDIPFQAAKSSTGIASDYKYKHNHLMEKGKHIGAQSVSDDTYLLHYMQANRLASDQEYRKDALTASGHYHLTPDMVHLVTAKNAQALASEQDYRKRLHEYTVLPDDMKVKWAKKAYDLQSETLYKSDLNFMKGVAWDGVGAPQLESAKKAGKLVSDKRYRQLPDSFRFTSVTDSPDMVHAKTSYQQCSERLYKSGRNDDMNKYTLHPDDPDFVRARMNAQHISDKVYKASGEQMKMLGYDLRLDAIPFQTAKASREIASDVLYKDSHLREKGQQVGLRCVEDDPKMMHQLAASKLQSNLEYKRQSKEERSNYKIHADQPEFLLAKKSQAQASDLTYRSKLHDYTCDSEQLNVKHAKQAYKLQSDVNYKSDLNRMRGAGWTPPGSHKVELARRAAELGLAEGVTTDEAIAKYQRMIMFHYQQRMEEQQQQEQQHHTSEQVETSEKIQQGVNMDAMEVLHVNRTKTHQTVQKKITTTTTSSSSSSATFKSMEKKSSSTSSAARQNTLKTSGQAKAIKDA, translated from the exons TCCTTCAAGTCTCAGTCTGAGTTCTCCCAGCAACAGACTTGGTACAACCAGGAGATGGTGACCATGTCGCAAGCTCAGACAAACCTCAGTGAC GTCAAGTTCCTGGAGGAATACGAGCAGACCAAAGGGAAAGGCAGCTTCCCCGCCTTGATCACACCAGGATACCAAACGGCCAAAAACGCCAACACCCTTGCAAGCAAC CTTGAATACAAGAAAGGCCACGAGGAGAGAATTTCGAAATACACGGCCTTTGTGGACCCCCCGGAGGTGGTCCTGGCTAAGAAACAAGGGCAGATTGTCAGTGAT tacGCCTACACGGAGGAGTACGAGCAGCAGAAAGGCAAAGGCAGCTTCCCCGCACATCTCACGCCTGGATATAAAATGTCAAAAAAGGCTTCCGAGCAAGCCAGCAAC ATAAAATATCGTCACGTATACGAGCAGGAGATAAAGGGCAAAGCCAGCGCCGAAGCGGCGGCGGCAGAAATGGCCTTCGCCAGAGAGAATGCAGAGAACTTCAGCCAG ATCGCCTACACTGAAGAATACGAGCAGCAACGGGGCAAAGGAAGCTTCCCCGCCATGATCACACCCGGCTATCACCTGGCTAAGAAGGCTCAAGAAAATGCAAGTGAT TTGAAATACAGAAaagatttaaataaaatgaagGGCGCGTCGCATTACCACAACCTGACCTCGGAAGACAACCTGGCCTTGATGAACGCCCGGAAGATCAACAAGCTTGTCAGTGAG GTCGAGTACAGAAAAGACTTGGAGAACAGCAAAGGTCACAGCATCGATTTTTGCAAGACACCCCAATTTCAAAATGCTGCCAAAGTGGCCAAGTTCACCAGTGAT AACAAATACAGAGAGAAGTACATCGATATGAAGGGCCACTACGAAGGCTCGGGAATCGACAAGAGGACCATGCACGCCATGAAAGCCCGGACGCTGGCTAGTGAT ATTTCATACAAGCAAGGTCACGATCAAGATCAAACCGAGTACACCTACCAAGCCACGTTGACACCGGGCTACCGTTGCCAACGGAAGCTGGACCCACTTAAAGAC AAGAACTACAGGCAACACATTGACCAAGTCAAGTACAGCCCAGTGGCGGACACGCCCGAGATCCTCCTGGCGAGGAAAAACGCTCAACTTATCAGTAAT ctgAATTATAAAGCAGACTACGAGAAGACCAAGCATCTCTACACGCTTCACGAGGACCTGCCTCAAATTAAAAAGGCCAAAGACAATGCAGTTTTGTGCAGTGAT ATTAAATACAAGGAAGCCTGGGAGAAGACAAAATCCAAAGCGTGTGACATCGGTGTGGATGACCTCAGCGTCAAGGCGGCGAAGGCTTCTCGAGACCTCGCCAGCGAT CTTAAATATAAAGAGAACTATCTGAAGAACAAGGAACTGGCCGTGGGCGTCAACGTGAGCGACTCCAAGACTTTACATTCGCTTCAGGTGGCCAAGATGCACAACGAC ATTGCATACAAGAAGGACTCCAAGGAGAACCAAAGCCGCTACAGACTGAACATGGACATGGTCAACCTAAGTCACGCCAAAAAGGCTCAAGCTCTGGCCAGCGATCTGGAATATCGAACCAGGCTGCACGACTACACCGTCATGGCTGATGACATGAAGGTCCAGCAAGCCAAGAAGGCCTATTCCCTGCAGAGTGAG AACCAGTACCGCTCAGACTTGAACTGGATGAAAGGAGTGAGCTGGGAGACTGAAGGTTGCCTCAACATCACCCAAGCCAAGAAAGCTGGAGATCTTCTCAGTGAC AATAAATATCGGCAGAAGGTGGATCGCATCAAGTTCACCCACGTGGCGGACAATCTGTCCATCCAACATGCTAAGAAGAGCCAGGAACTCCAGAGTGAT CTGGCGTACAAAGCAAACACGGAGCAGATGATCCATCAGTACACCATGAGCAAGGATGAGCCGCTTTTCAGACAAGCAAAGGCGAATGCTGATCTTCTCAGCGCG AAAGTCTACAAAAGCCAATGGGAGAAACAGCGGGAAAAAGGTTTCGAACTCCGACTGGACGCACTTTCCATTCTCACCGCCAGAGCTAAGAGGGACTTGGCCAGTGAT GTCAAATACAAAGAGCAATATGAGAAAACTAAAGGCAAGGTGATCGGAATCAAATCGGTCAGCGACGACTCTCAGATGGCTCACTCGGCTTTGGCCACCAAACTCCAGAGTGGTCGCGACTACAGGAAGAACTATGAAGACACCAAGACTCAATTCAA TGTTTCTCTGGACATGCTGAACATCAGCCAGGCCAAGAAGGCCCAAGACTTGGCAGCGGACTACAACTACAGAACATACCTCCACGAGTACACCACCTTGCCAAGTGACATCAACGTGGCCTGGGCAAAGAAAGCCTACGGACTGCAGAGCGAC AAACTGTATCGTTCGGATCTGAACTGGATGAGGGGTGTTAGCTGGGAGGCCTCCAAGTCTTTGGATGCCCAGCAGGCCAAAAAAGCCGGAGATGTTCTGAGCGAGAAAAAATATCGGCAGAATGTGAGCGACCTGAAGTTTACAAGTGTTGAAGACACACCTGAGATGGTCCAGGCCAAACTCAGCAACAAACTGGCCATTGAC aggtTGTACAGAGAGAAAGGAGAAAACATGAAGCATATCTACACCCTCAACGAGGAGCTCCCTGAGTTTGTGCAGGCCAAGATCAACGCCTTGAACCTGAGCGAG AGTCGTTACAAGGAATCTTGGACTAAACTACGTGATGGAGGTTATAAACTGCGTCTGGATGCTATTCCGTTCCAATCGGCGAAAGCGTCAGCTGACATACTCAGCGAT CAAAAATACAAAGAAGAATTTGAGAAGACCAAAGGGAAGATGATTGGACTGAGAGGGATGCACGACGACATCAACATATCTCACTCCGTTCACGCTAACAAGCTGCAAAGCGAC ATTACGTACAAGAAGGAGTCTGCCAGCCAGCGTTACAAGCACCACCTGCCGATGGATATGATGGAGGTGACCCACGCTAAGAAGGCCCAGTCTTTGGCTAGCGACCAGGACTACAGGCTCTTCTTACACGAGTACACGTCTCTGCCGGACGACATGAAGGTCCAGGCGGCTAAGAAGGCGTACGCTCTGCAGAGCGAG AGGATCTATCGATCGGACCTCAATTACCTGCGGGGTGCCGCATGGATCGCAACTGGGGCCCTGCAAATTGAAGGCTCCAGGAAAGCTACAGACCTTATCAGTGAT AGAAAGTATCGCCAGCATCCATACAACTTCAGGCACACCTCCGTGGCAGACTCCCCTGACATGGTCCACGCCAAATTCAGTGGACTGATCACAAATGAG CGTCTGTACAAAGAGAAAGGAGTGAGCGACCAGCACACCTACACCATCACGGCGGAGAGACCGGAGATCACTCAAGCTAAGATCAACGCGGCTAACTTTAGCGAG ATCCGATACAGAGACTCCTGGCACAATCTGAGGGCTCAGGGCTACAAGCTAACCATGCAGGACATCCCGTTCCAGGCAGCCAAGAGCTCCACGGGCATTGCCAGTGAT tataaatataaacacaacCACCTGATGGAAAAAGGAAAGCACATCGGGGCACAGAGCGTTTCGGACGACACGTACCTGCTGCACTACATGCAGGCCAACCGTCTGGCCAGCGACCAGGAGTACCGTAAGGACGCCTTGACGGCCAGCGGACACTACCACCTGACACCTGACATGGTCCACTTAGTCACGGCCAAGAACGCTCAAGCTCTGGCCAGCGAGCAGGACTACAGGAAGAGGCTTCACGAGTACACCGTGCTTCCTGACGACATGAAGGTCAAGTGGGCCAAGAAGGCCTACGACCTCCAGAGTGAG ACACTGTACAAGTCGGACCTGAACTTCATGAAGGGCGTGGCGTGGGATGGAGTGGGGGCACCACAGCTGGAGTCGGCTAAGAAGGCTGGGAAGCTTGTTAGTGAT AAGCGATACCGCCAACTGCCGGACAGCTTCAGGTTCACCTCGGTGACCGACTCCCCAGATATGGTCCACGCCAAGACCAGCTACCAACAGTGCAGCGag AGGTTGTACAAATCTGGCCGGAACGACGACATGAACAAGTACACCTTACATCCAGATGATCCAGACTTTGTCCGAGCCAGGATGAACGCCCAGCACATTAGCGAC AAAGTATACAAGGCCTCCGGGGAGCAGATGAAGATGCTGGGCTACGACTTAAGGCTGGACGCCATCCCCTTCCAAACTGCAAAAGCCTCCAGAGAAATTGCTAGTGAT GTGCTCTACAAGGACTCTCACTTGCGTGAGAAGGGCCAGCAGGTGGGGCTGCGCTGCGTGGAGGACGATCCGAAAATGATGCACCAGCTGGCGGCCAGCAAGCTCCAGAGCAACCTGGAGTACAAGCGGCAGTCCAAGGAGGAACGCTCCAACTACAAGATCCACGCCGACCAGCCCGAGTTCCTGCTGGCCAAGAAGAGCCAGGCTCAAGCCAGCGACCTGACGTACCGAAGCAAGCTCCACGACTACACGTGTGACTCGGAGCAGCTCAACGTCAAGCACGCTAAGCAGGCCTACAAGCTGCAGAGCGAC GTGAACTACAAGTCGGACTTGAACCGAATGAGGGGAGCGGGCTGGACCCCGCCCGGTTCCCACAAGGTGGAGCTCGCTCGCCGGGCTGCTGAGCTGGGCCTGGCTGAGGGCGTGACCACGGATGAGGCCATCGCCAAGTACCAGCGAATGATAATG TTCCACTACCAGCAGAGGATGGAAGAGCAGCAGCAACAAGAACAACAACATCATACGTCCGAACAAGTGGAGACCAGCGAGAAGATCCAACAAGGCGTCAACATGGACGCCATGGAGGTGCTTCACGTCAACAGGACCAAGACTCACCAGACGGTGCAGAAGAAGATCACCACCACAACTACAAGtagtagcagcagcagtgccACTTTTAAATCCATGGAGAAGAAATCCAGCAGCACCTCGTCGGCCGCCCGGCAAAACACGCTCAAGACGTCCGGTCAGGCCAAAGCCATCAAAGACGCTTAA